The following DNA comes from Nocardioides panzhihuensis.
TCCGTCTGGGCCCTCCTCGGCGACGGCCAGATCTCCATGCTCCCGCGTGGCGTCGACGAGTACCTCGAGCGCCGCCTCCCGATCCCCGCCGGCGGGTCGGCCTCGCGGACCGAGGCGTCGGCCCCGCAGGGCGAGACGGCCGGCTCGTCGAAGGCCAAGGCCGGCTCTGCGGAGGAGCGGGCCGCGAAGAAGGTCATCGCCCGGATCGACAAGCAGCTCGAGCGGATCGCCGAGCAGCAGCAGAAGCTCGAGCTCGCGATGGCCGAGGCGGTCAACGACTACACCCGGCTCGCCGAGCTCAGCGCCGAGCTGAACAAGCTCTCTGCCGAGAAGGACGAGCTCGAGATGGAGTGGCTCGAAGCCGCCGAGGGGCTGGAGTAGCGCTGGTCTGGAGCGTGCCTTGGTGGCGGCTCGCGAAGCTGTAACACGCTGTTCGTAGGACTACTCGCCTTTTAGAACGACCGGATAGTCCTACGAACAGCGTGTTACACGCGTTCGGTGCGCGTTCGGTGCGCTGCCCGCGGATCCGCGGTCAGCCTGCGAACGGGACCAGCAGCCGGCGCAGCAGATCGGTGAGCTGGCTCTGTTGGTCGTCGGAGAGGCCGGCGAGGAACTCTCGCTCGGCCGCGAGCAGCGCCTCGAAGGCGCTGTCGACGGTGGCCTTGCCTTCCGGGGTGAGTCGGACGAGCACGCCCCGCCGGTCCGCCGGGTCCGGCAGCCGCTCGACGAGGCCGCGGGCGGCCAGCCGGTCGACGCGGTTGGTCATGGTCCCGCTGGTCACCAGGGTCTCGCGCAGCAGTCGGCCGGGGGAGAGCTCGTAAGGATCGCCAGCCCGGCGCAGCGCGGCGAGCACGTCGAACTCCCAGGACTCGATCCCGGAGCCCGAGAACGCGTCGCGTCGCGCGAGGTCGAGGTGGCGGGAGAGCCGGGACAGACGCGAGAAGATCTCGACGGGACCCAGATCGAGGTCGGGCCGCTCGTGTGCCCAGGCCTCGCTCAGGTCGTCGACTTCGTCGCGCATGGCGTGAGCGTAGCCCAAGTTCACCTCATCGAGAATCTTGACATCGAGACAAGTCGGGAGGACGATCTGGATATCTTGATATCAAGAGAAATTGAGAGGACGTACGCCATGACCGCATGGGATCCCGAGCGCTATCTGACCTACTCGGAGGAGAGGGCTCGGCCGTTCGTCGACCTCCTTCGCCGGGTCGGCGCGGACCGGCCGAAGACCGTCGTCGACCTCGGCTGTGGTCCGGGCAACCTGACCGCTCTCGTGGCCGAGCGTTGGCCGCAGGCGCGTGTGGTCGGACTGGACTCCAGCTCCGCGATGATCGACAAGGCCCGCGCGAGTGTCGACGGCGTCGACTTCGCGGTGGCGGATCTGCGGGACTGGGCCGACTCGGCGGCGCCCGGGTCCGTCGACGTACTCCTCTCCAACGCCACCCTCCAGTGGGTCCCGGGCCATCTGGACCTGCTGCCGGCGCTCTCCCGTGCTGTGAGCGACCGCGGCTGGCTCGCCTTCCAGGTTCCCGGCAACTTCGACGAGCCCAGCCACCGGCTTCGTGAAGAGCTGGCCGCCGAAGCGCCGTACGCCGATCACACCCGCCATCTCGGGGCGCCCGGGTCCCACGACCCGGCTGTCTACCTGGACGCGCTGGTGAAGGAGGGTTTCGAGGTCGATGCCTGGGAGACGACGTACCTCCACGTACTGACCGGCGAGGACCCGGTCTTCACCTGGATCGCCGGAACGAGCCTGCGGCCCACGGCTGCCGTGCTCGAGGAGGCCGGTCTCTTCGAGTCGTTCGCCGAGGAGCTCAGGAACCGTCTGGCACAGGCCTATCCGGTGCGAGACGATTCCGTAGGAAACGGTTTCGTCCTGCTCCCGTTCCGCCGCGTCTTCGTGGTCGCCCGCAGGCTGGAGGCGTGATGCGGATCCATCACGTGCAGGTCGGCATGCCCTCTGGGCGTGAAGACGAGGCCAGGACCTTCTATGCAGACGGACTCGGTCTGACCGAGGTGCCGAAACCCGCCGAGCTGGCCAAGCGCGGCGGCGCCTGGTTCCGTTCGCCCGGCGGAGCCTAGGTCCACCTCGGTGTCGAGGATCCGCACCGGCCGCAGGTGAAGGCCCATCCCGCCCTTGCGGTCGGCACGGAGGCGGAGCTGGAGGCGATCGGCGCGAGGCTGGCGCGACTCGGCTTCGACGTCGACTGGAGCCAGCGCCACAACGCCGATGACTTCCAGCGCTTCCACGTCCGAGATCCGTTCGGCAACCGTGTCGAGATCGTGTGGCCGCTCGACGGCTAGCACGATCTTCGTTGGCGCGTGGGCGAAAACCGGAATCGAGCAAAAAAGAGCCGTAACGCCCACTGGTCTGGACCGTTGTCCCCCGGGGGATACAACAACGATGCAGGAACGATGCCAGAAACGATGGAAGGCAAGACTTTGACTGACGACGTGACCGTCCCCCAGCCTCGGGACGCGGAGACGACGAGCGTGGTCAATCGAGTCCGTAGGGCTCAAGGCCAGCTCGGTGGCGTGCTCCGCATGATCGAAGACGGCCGCGAGCTCGCTGATGTGGTCGGCCAGCTCAAGGCAGTCACCCGGGCTCTCGACAAGGCAGCTTTCGCGCTCCTCTCCAACGAGCTGCGCCGCGCGCACGCCGACGGGGATCGCCCCGAGGAGATCGAGGAGCTCGAGAAGGTCTTCCTCTCCCTCTCCTGATCTCGGGCCAGGAGAGGGGAGGAGGTTACCCTCGGGTAACCTGACTGCCATGAGCCAGCTCTACGACCTCTGGAAGTCCTTCAACCGAGTTCCGGTTGTCGGCAAGCGAGCATTCTCGGTCGCATTCGCGAAGAAGGCGCCGTACTTCGGGTCCATCCACCCGCTGGTCAACCAGCTGCGGCCCAACTACGCCGAGGTCATCGTGCCCAACCGCAAGGGCAACCACAACCACATCGGGACCGTGCACGCCATCGCGCTGTGCAACGGTCTCGAGATGGCCATGGGTGCCCTTGCGGAGGTCACCATCCCTCGCGACAAGCGCTGGATCCCCAAGGGGATGACCGTCTCCTACACGGCCAAGGCCTCCAGCGACATCACCTGCATCGCGGAGACCGACCAAGAGCAGTGGGACACCGCCGACGGTGACCTCGCGGTGCGCGTCAAGGGCATCCGCGAGGACGGCACAGTCGTCATCGAGGGCACCATCGACCTCTGGGTGACCCTGAAGAAGAAGTAAGAGCAGGTACGCAACGGCCCGCAGCCCCGAAGGGCGGCGGGCCGTTGTTGCGCTCCGACGTCAGGCGGTTCCACCCGGCATGCCGGCGGCCGTGGCGGTCTGAACCGCCGGATCCTGCGTCGTGCCCACCGGTCCTGCGGTATGGGCCACCCGCCGCGTACGTGCCTCGACGAAGTTCGCCACCAGACCCAGGATGGTGTTCATGACGATGTAGAGGAGCGCCACCACGATCGCGGCCGGGATCAGGTTGTTGAAGTTCCCGTCGATCTTGTTGATCTGGTTGAGCAGCTCGTCATAAGCCAGGATGTAGCCGAGCGCGGTGTCCTTGAGCAGCACGACCAGCTGGGCGATGATCGCGGGCAGCATCGAGCGCACCGCCTGCGGGAGCAGGATCGAGCGCATGACCTGCCCCTGGGAGAGCCCGATCGCGAAGCCGGCCTCGCTCTGCCCCTTCGGGAGGGCGTGTACGCCGGCGCGGATGATCTCGGCGAGCACGGAGCCGTTGTAGAGCGTCAGGCCGATGACAACGGCCCAGAAGACGTCCGACTGCAGACCGAACATGCCGCTCTGAGAGAAGTAGATGAACATCATCAGCAGCAGCATCGGGATCGAGCGGAAGAACTCCACGACCACGGCACTGGGAATGCTGACGATCTTGTGGGTCGACATCCTGCCGACGGCGAAGACGAACCCGAAGGCCAGAGCGAGCACCGAGCCGACCGCGAAGGCGCTGAGCGTGCCGAGGATCCCGGGAATCAGGAAGTTCTCCCACACAGGCGCCTCGAGGAACGGCTTCCACTTCTCGGCGTCCCACTGGCCGGTCTCGTCGAACTTGGAGTAGACGATCCACGCCACCCAGACGACGACCGCGAGGGCGACCGCCGAGTAGACCCAGTTGAGCGCCTTGGCGCGCGGACCGGGGGCGTCATAGAGAACAGAGGCGCTCATCGGGCCACCGCGAATCGCTTGGACGCCCAGCCCGCGAAGAAGCCGATGGGCAGGGTGAGGATCATGAAGCCGACCGCGAAGATGATGAAGATCAGCAGGATCTGGTCGGAGTTCTTCTCCATGAGCGTCTTCATCTGACCGGAGGCCTCGTTGACCATGGATGCGGTGGTGACGCCGATGGTGACCGCGACGGTGGTGTTCTTCGTCATCGCGATGATGACGCTGGCCAGCGGGTTGATCACCGACCGCAGAGCCTGGGGAAGCACCACCAGGCGGAGGTTCTGGGTGAAGGTCAGCCCGATCGCGCGCGCCGCCTCGGCCTGCCCGAGCGGCACCGTGTTGATGCCCGAACGGAGCACCTCGCACACGAAGGTCGAGGTGTAGACGCTGAGAGCGAGCACGGCCAGCCAGAACGCGTTTCGCCAGATCAGATCCTCGTCGAAGCTCAGCCCGAGCTGGTAGCTCAGCCCGAACAGCGCGAAGAACATCACCAGCGTCAGCGGGGTGTTGCGGAACGTGTAGACGACTGCGGCTCCCACCCACCGCAGCACCGGCACGGGCGAGACCCGGAAGATCGCGAGCACAACGCCGAGCAGCAGGGAGAAGATCCCGCTGAAGAAGGCGAGTCTCAGGGTCAGCCCGAACGAGGTCAGGATGATTGACCCGCTCTCGGAGATGAGGTCCATTGGTCCTTCCAAGAACTTTCTTGAAGACGTACGTGTGGTCGAGCTCGCCGAGCCGCCCTCGAGGGACGGTCTCGGCAAGCTCGACCAGAGAAGCTCAGTAGCGGTCGACGGTCGGCGGCTCCGGCAGCTTGTAGCCGGACTCACCCAGGTTGTCGTTGAACGCCTTCTCCCAAGCGCCGTCCTCGAAGGACTGCTCGATCAGGTCGTTGATCTTGTCGCGGTCCTCGCTGCCCTTGGGCAGGCCCACGCCGTAGTTCTCCTCGGAGAACGGCGCGCCGACGATCTTGAACTTGCCCGGGTCCTGCTGGGCGTAGCCCGCCAGGATGATGTCATCGGTGGTCATCGCGTCGAGCTGGCCGCCCTCGATCGCGGTGACGCACTTGCTGTAGGTGTCGAACTCCTGCAGCTGGACGCCCTTGGCGTAGTTCTCCTTG
Coding sequences within:
- a CDS encoding MarR family winged helix-turn-helix transcriptional regulator produces the protein MRDEVDDLSEAWAHERPDLDLGPVEIFSRLSRLSRHLDLARRDAFSGSGIESWEFDVLAALRRAGDPYELSPGRLLRETLVTSGTMTNRVDRLAARGLVERLPDPADRRGVLVRLTPEGKATVDSAFEALLAAEREFLAGLSDDQQSQLTDLLRRLLVPFAG
- a CDS encoding methyltransferase domain-containing protein, with protein sequence MTAWDPERYLTYSEERARPFVDLLRRVGADRPKTVVDLGCGPGNLTALVAERWPQARVVGLDSSSAMIDKARASVDGVDFAVADLRDWADSAAPGSVDVLLSNATLQWVPGHLDLLPALSRAVSDRGWLAFQVPGNFDEPSHRLREELAAEAPYADHTRHLGAPGSHDPAVYLDALVKEGFEVDAWETTYLHVLTGEDPVFTWIAGTSLRPTAAVLEEAGLFESFAEELRNRLAQAYPVRDDSVGNGFVLLPFRRVFVVARRLEA
- a CDS encoding metal-sensitive transcriptional regulator, with product MTVPQPRDAETTSVVNRVRRAQGQLGGVLRMIEDGRELADVVGQLKAVTRALDKAAFALLSNELRRAHADGDRPEEIEELEKVFLSLS
- a CDS encoding hotdog fold domain-containing protein, which gives rise to MSQLYDLWKSFNRVPVVGKRAFSVAFAKKAPYFGSIHPLVNQLRPNYAEVIVPNRKGNHNHIGTVHAIALCNGLEMAMGALAEVTIPRDKRWIPKGMTVSYTAKASSDITCIAETDQEQWDTADGDLAVRVKGIREDGTVVIEGTIDLWVTLKKK
- a CDS encoding amino acid ABC transporter permease produces the protein MSASVLYDAPGPRAKALNWVYSAVALAVVVWVAWIVYSKFDETGQWDAEKWKPFLEAPVWENFLIPGILGTLSAFAVGSVLALAFGFVFAVGRMSTHKIVSIPSAVVVEFFRSIPMLLLMMFIYFSQSGMFGLQSDVFWAVVIGLTLYNGSVLAEIIRAGVHALPKGQSEAGFAIGLSQGQVMRSILLPQAVRSMLPAIIAQLVVLLKDTALGYILAYDELLNQINKIDGNFNNLIPAAIVVALLYIVMNTILGLVANFVEARTRRVAHTAGPVGTTQDPAVQTATAAGMPGGTA
- a CDS encoding amino acid ABC transporter permease produces the protein MDLISESGSIILTSFGLTLRLAFFSGIFSLLLGVVLAIFRVSPVPVLRWVGAAVVYTFRNTPLTLVMFFALFGLSYQLGLSFDEDLIWRNAFWLAVLALSVYTSTFVCEVLRSGINTVPLGQAEAARAIGLTFTQNLRLVVLPQALRSVINPLASVIIAMTKNTTVAVTIGVTTASMVNEASGQMKTLMEKNSDQILLIFIIFAVGFMILTLPIGFFAGWASKRFAVAR